ACTCGGTGACGTCAAAAACGTGTTTGAGCGTTTCTATTTGAGTTATGACCTCTTCAGAGTATGAGCGTTTGATCGATTGGCTTTCTAACCACACTGTTTTTTCTTTGGAAGTCCAAGGTACGCCGGGCGTACCTATCGCATATTGTCTTTGCATAATAACCTCGTTATGAATTTAGGTTATCTTACTCAATGCCTCGTTTTGAAAGCAAATTTATAAGGTCTACTACACACCAATAAACTTGGGATTAAATATATCCCAGTAGTTTAAGGCTTTGCTGTTGCGCAAGGTTGGGTTTGAAAGACCAAATTCTTAGTACACCGCTTGTCAGATAAAGCTTGGTATAACTAAACCAAAGTAATCGTTCCACCGAGATTTTTTCCACTTCTTCTGCTGGAATATAATGCTTTTGGCCTAACAGGCTGTGATAAACCACGCCTTGATTGCAGATGATTACTCGGCTTTGACCACTGAATATTGCCCATAACCCTGTAACAATATAAAACATGATTGCTGCAGATAGCGTTAATTGGACAAAAGAAACCATGCTGATTCTTTCTGACACGATTAAGGCATCTAGAACAAGTAAGGTAAACGCTATAATAGAAAGGGAAATGAAAAATGATAAGTTCATTCCTAGTTTTAACTCTTTCATTGTTGTTCCTATTTTTCTTCGATTGATTCTGAGAGTGTGCAAATTATTTCAACAAAATGAATCAATTGTGGAGGTAATGATCTTTTCTTACTAAATCAAACTTTATAATTGATATTTTCTCTTAGGGCTGCTTCTTTAGTCGTATGTATTAGAGGTGTTGCTTTGCAGGGATAACGCTTTTTAGCGGTAGAGGTAATAAAGTTGGCAGTATTTGGGAATTTTTTAATTGTGAAAAGTGAAATGTAATAAGTGGAGCCTTCTTATTTTTTCGACTTTTTTACGGCCTACGGGATGTGGCGTAATTGAACTTGCACTTTTTTAATATGACAAATGGAAAAAGTTAGCATATGTTTAAATCTTAGCGTTTTTTGTTCCGTCTTGAAATATCTGTGATCTTGTCTTGCAGAAAAGGGTTAAGGAAGAATTATGAAATTTGAACAGCTACTCAATCACTTTGACACAGGTATTTGTGTCGATCAGATGCAAAAAGAAGCCCTAATTGATATCGCATTACTATTTATTGGTGTTGATGGGGTCATCAGTGAAAGTGAAAAACATGTTGTGAGAAAGTGGGCAAAAAGTCTGCAGTGGAACTCTGCAATCGCATTAGACGATTACATCGAAGATAGCCTTTCAAAATCTGTTATTGCGATAAAAAATAATGACATTGAAGCTTATGTGCAACACCGCATGAATAACATTATCGATGAGCCGATGCGTAAACTTGCAAAAGACTTAGCCGTGCGTGTTATTGAAGCCGATGGCAATGTGAAACAGGCAGAAAAGGACGCACTCGCCATTCTTGAGGCCGAACTATAATACTGTCTTTAGCTGCAAGGTCAGTGGACCCAAGGTATCCAATTAAATATTAAGGTCCACTGATATCTAAGCGTCTTTTTGACTTTGAACTACGTAAATAACCTGAGCTGCGGATAATTAATGCCTTTCTAGCAGCCAGTTTTAGCGCTAACTGCGTTGAATTCACTTCCAATAGCCAGCTATTGGTGCGTAAATTTGCCTTGTTTTCCCTAAAACTTGCTGGCTAGACAAGGAAAAAACTAAGTTGTGCTTTAGCAACAATGAGTTGGAACATTCCTTATCCAAACCTCAGGTTAAATAATAAGTTGTGGTTTATTTGGTTTTCTCATGTTTGAGAAAATTGCTGTATCAGGCGTGTTTGCTGCTCAATTTGACATAGTAACTCTTGACTTAAAGTAAAAGATTTCTCGCCATGTTCTGTGCCTCTCTCTGCGAGCGTAGTCACGCTGTCAACGTTTATGCTTATTTGTTTTACCACACAACTTTGTTGTTCAATGGCGGCGGCAACACTGCGATTTAAATCGGCTAAATGCATGACATGACTTTGAATGGTATCAAGGCTTGAACCGTTATTCTTTGCAAGGTCAACACTTTGATTTGATAGACTATTACTTTTTTGCACTGAATCAACAGCAGAGCTGGAAATATCATTTAGTTCTTTAAGTAATTGCGTGATTTCTTCTGTGGAAGTTTGTGTGCGCTGTGCAAGCGTGCGAACTTCATCTGCTACAACTGAGAATCCCCGGCCATGATCGCCCGCTCGGGCGGCTTCAATTGCCGCATTTAGCGCAAGCAAGTTGGTTTGATCGGCAATAGAGTTGATAACACTAAGAATATTTTGAATGCGGTCATTTCCCGATACTAAGCGATTTACGGCATTGTTCACTTCCATTAAATGCTCATCAAGATAGTGAATAGAATCGATAACGTCTTTTACTGCGGCTTTACCAAGCCCAGCTTGGTGCTCTGAATTATTGGCTGCATCTGCAGCATGGTTTACGTTTTCTGAGAGCTCATCAATCGTTTGCGAAAACTCGTCCATGCAAACAACCATTTCTTTTGCCTCGCTTGTTTGCTGTTTTAGTAACTCGGCAACGAATTGACCGCTTTGTGTGGTAAGTTTTGCATTTTCACTTACTCGAACAGATACATCGTTCACTCTGCCTACTACCGCAGAAATTTTCGCCTTTTGCATTTCTAATGCCAGTGTAATATCGGCAACTCTGTCTCGAGATTGACCGTATATCACAGACATTAAATCATTATCAAAAATCGTTTTGGCTTGTGTGAGCAAAGCTTTATATTTAGAGCGAAAACGTGCGGTTAACGCAATCGTGATGCATAACAGAGTCAATGGTAGCAGGGTAAACCAATGATTGTTTAATAGAGGGGCTAGAGGCAAAGTTATCGCGACGAAAAGCAATAACATAAATGAGAGGCGAGTGCTGTCATAGCGACTCGTTTTTTGTTGGCTATCAAGAGTGCGATAAGCATTTTCTGCGCGTTTGATTACCTCGGAAGAAGGGCAAGTTCTTACAGATTGGTATTCAACTATGTTGCCTCGCTCGTCTTTAATTGGAGTGACGAAAGCGTTTACCCAATAGTAATCCCCATTTTTTGTTAAGTTTTTAACAGGTCCCATCCAAGATTGGCCGTTTTGAATGGTAGACCACATATTTCTAAATGCCGCTTTTGGCATATCCTGATTGCGCACTAAGTTGTGCGGCTGACCAAGCATTTCTTCAATGCTAAAACCCGCGATGTCACAAAATGACTGATTTGCGTATGTAATTCGACTGTCCAGATCCGTTGTTGAAAGCAATACACTGTGCTTGCCTAACTTTATTTCCCTACCCATTATTTTTGACATTTGTTTTTTATCTCGGTAGCTAAAGACAAGGCGAAATATAAATCTAAGACTTTATAGTCAGAAGGTTTTTTTAACCAAACCGTAGTTTAATAAAAGGTTTGCTGACCAAGATCAGGTTTATCCATGGTTACCTTAACCGAGATTAATTTGATTGTGATACATCAATAAATTCAACCCGTTTTCATGTTATTGAGTGTAATTAAAGGTGGTATGGAATTCGCTTTAGTTACAATCATTAAGCTGAAATTGCACTAATGTCGGCAGATTTTTCTTAGCTGATTTACTCAGTCGGTAATTTCTACTTATGTTTGTAATAAAATAGGGGGAGCCACCAGTGAAAAATGCGACACTTTTCCGAATGCATACCTCATCGCACATTTGCCCTTTTGGTCTCAGAGCTAGGGATTTGCTTTCACGAGAGGGTTTTTGTGTAGACGACAATGTGCTCAAATCAAGGGAACAGACGAATGAATTTAAAGCCACTCATAACGTTGACACTACGCCACAAATATTTATCAACGATCGACACATTGGTGGTTATGAAGCGCTACGCCGATATCTAGGCAAGCCGTCACATAAGGAAAAGAAAAACGTATACTGGCCAGTACTTTCGATATTTTTAGTCGCGCTGCTGCTCACATTCGCGACACAATTTCCTGTTGATAATCTTGTAGAATGGATAAAGCCTTTTATTGGGTTTTCTATGCTGTTACTCGCGGTACAAAAGATACGGGATGTTCATAGCTTTACAAACTCCTTTATCACTTACGACTTGTTAGCGATGCGTCATCTAAAATACGCGTATGCTTACCCTTACTTAGAGTTATATGCCGGCGTTTGTATGCTAACAACTTTGCCTGCCATTTATTATGCACCAGTGGCAATATTCATAGGGCTTATAGGTGCAATCTCGGTGTTCAAGGCCGTATACATTGATAAAAAAGCGCTCAAATGTGCATGCGTTGGTGGTGACACTGATGTGCCTTTAGGTTTTATATCACTAACTGAAAATGTGGTTATGTTTAGCGCTGGGGCACTTATGTTGTACAGCTATTTTTGATTTATCCTGAGGCTCGGATTAGATATGAGCTGGTTGATTACTTTTAAAACTTCCGTAAATTAGCAGGCAGCATAGTGCTACCTGCCAAACTTTAAGAGAAGAAACCAGTGACTAGTGGCTTATGGCTTTCAACCATTTTTTGACCGTTACACCAAACGCTATGTGGCGTTAGCGTGTTTGCGTCGAGCAAAACAAGGTCGGCATCACTACCGACAGAGATCTCACCTTTATTTAATCCTAAAATCCTCGCTGGATTGGACGTAATAGATTGCAGAGCTAAGTCAAGCGGCACATTAAATTGCTGCACCGCTTGCTGGAACGCCCCAAGCAGCGAAGACTCTGAACCCACTTCAAATCCAACTAAATGATTTTGTTCATTATAAATTGGCAAGCTCGCATGTCCGTCGGAGCTCATGGTTAGTTGCTGTGCGTTCACGCCTTTGTCTAAGCAATATGCCAACGCCTCGGCTGCTGCTAGCTCACCATTGGCTAAGTCGTACTCGGTGGTGCTAGTGGTAAAGTCGATGGTTCCGCCAGCTTTGCAAAATGCAATCCCCGCAGTTAGCAATTCGGCATTTCGATTCATATGAGTTGGGTAAAACTGACTGAGCGGTATTTCACTAGACAGTGCTACTTCATGGAGGAGCTGTAAGTGTTCAACACCTGTTCCAACGTGAATGGAAACGGTACCACGTTTGCCACTCAATAGACCTGCAGTTCTCGCTTCTGCTGCAATGGTCGTAAGCTCTTTTACCGAAGG
The sequence above is a segment of the Pseudoalteromonas piscicida genome. Coding sequences within it:
- a CDS encoding MauE/DoxX family redox-associated membrane protein, with the protein product MHTSSHICPFGLRARDLLSREGFCVDDNVLKSREQTNEFKATHNVDTTPQIFINDRHIGGYEALRRYLGKPSHKEKKNVYWPVLSIFLVALLLTFATQFPVDNLVEWIKPFIGFSMLLLAVQKIRDVHSFTNSFITYDLLAMRHLKYAYAYPYLELYAGVCMLTTLPAIYYAPVAIFIGLIGAISVFKAVYIDKKALKCACVGGDTDVPLGFISLTENVVMFSAGALMLYSYF
- a CDS encoding tellurite resistance TerB family protein — its product is MKFEQLLNHFDTGICVDQMQKEALIDIALLFIGVDGVISESEKHVVRKWAKSLQWNSAIALDDYIEDSLSKSVIAIKNNDIEAYVQHRMNNIIDEPMRKLAKDLAVRVIEADGNVKQAEKDALAILEAEL
- a CDS encoding methyl-accepting chemotaxis protein, which gives rise to MSKIMGREIKLGKHSVLLSTTDLDSRITYANQSFCDIAGFSIEEMLGQPHNLVRNQDMPKAAFRNMWSTIQNGQSWMGPVKNLTKNGDYYWVNAFVTPIKDERGNIVEYQSVRTCPSSEVIKRAENAYRTLDSQQKTSRYDSTRLSFMLLLFVAITLPLAPLLNNHWFTLLPLTLLCITIALTARFRSKYKALLTQAKTIFDNDLMSVIYGQSRDRVADITLALEMQKAKISAVVGRVNDVSVRVSENAKLTTQSGQFVAELLKQQTSEAKEMVVCMDEFSQTIDELSENVNHAADAANNSEHQAGLGKAAVKDVIDSIHYLDEHLMEVNNAVNRLVSGNDRIQNILSVINSIADQTNLLALNAAIEAARAGDHGRGFSVVADEVRTLAQRTQTSTEEITQLLKELNDISSSAVDSVQKSNSLSNQSVDLAKNNGSSLDTIQSHVMHLADLNRSVAAAIEQQSCVVKQISINVDSVTTLAERGTEHGEKSFTLSQELLCQIEQQTRLIQQFSQT
- the iadA gene encoding beta-aspartyl-peptidase codes for the protein MLTLIKNVELFTPKKLGKRDVLFAGKTILAIEEDIEINSNLEFAIVDGQGFILAPGFVDSLVHFSGGGGEAGFASRTPQMNLTDATLYGITTVIGALGTDDVSRTHTDLVAKAKGLKQEGLNAFCHTGSYHLPIKTLGHSIRHDIMYIDEIIGVGEVAIADHRGTQPSVKELTTIAAEARTAGLLSGKRGTVSIHVGTGVEHLQLLHEVALSSEIPLSQFYPTHMNRNAELLTAGIAFCKAGGTIDFTTSTTEYDLANGELAAAEALAYCLDKGVNAQQLTMSSDGHASLPIYNEQNHLVGFEVGSESSLLGAFQQAVQQFNVPLDLALQSITSNPARILGLNKGEISVGSDADLVLLDANTLTPHSVWCNGQKMVESHKPLVTGFFS